From a region of the Synechococcus sp. PCC 7502 genome:
- the larC gene encoding nickel insertion protein, giving the protein MIGYVMDLLLSHGALDVFTQAIGMKKSRPAVLITVICPCDRLEICEDILFRETTTLGIRRRLQERRIIPREIFSIETKLGTARVKIADRNKFKTIQPEYEDCVQLAKIHQLPLSEVQAIVLQIAQSILQD; this is encoded by the coding sequence GTGATTGGCTACGTGATGGATTTATTACTGAGTCATGGTGCTTTGGATGTGTTTACCCAAGCGATCGGGATGAAAAAATCTCGTCCTGCGGTTTTAATTACAGTAATTTGTCCCTGCGATCGCCTAGAAATTTGTGAGGATATTTTATTTCGAGAAACCACAACCTTAGGAATCAGAAGAAGATTACAAGAACGTAGGATTATCCCTAGAGAGATATTTAGCATCGAGACCAAGCTAGGAACAGCGAGGGTTAAAATTGCAGATCGGAATAAATTTAAAACTATCCAACCTGAATACGAAGATTGTGTACAGTTAGCAAAGATACACCAATTACCTTTATCTGAAGTGCAGGCAATTGTTCTCCAAATAGCCCAATCTATATTACAAGACTAA
- a CDS encoding phosphomannose isomerase type II C-terminal cupin domain codes for MAQATSLVSVKETLPNGLSTNASDTRPWGSFTILEEGRGYKIKRIEVKPGHRLSLQMHHHRSEHWIVVSGTARVTCGDQEIIIGHNQSTYVPQCTLHRLENPGVIPLVIIEVQNGEYLGEDDIIRFHDDYSRVEPRS; via the coding sequence ATGGCACAAGCAACCAGTTTAGTATCTGTGAAAGAAACATTGCCCAATGGACTTAGTACAAATGCTAGTGATACCAGACCTTGGGGGTCTTTTACTATACTTGAAGAAGGGCGAGGCTATAAAATTAAGCGAATTGAGGTCAAGCCCGGACATCGCCTAAGTTTACAGATGCACCATCACCGTAGTGAGCATTGGATCGTAGTTTCAGGTACGGCAAGGGTAACCTGTGGGGATCAAGAAATTATTATTGGACATAATCAATCTACCTATGTGCCTCAATGCACTTTACATCGGTTAGAAAATCCTGGGGTGATTCCTTTAGTAATTATTGAAGTTCAAAATGGGGAATATCTAGGCGAAGATGACATTATTAGATTCCATGATGACTATTCTAGGGTTGAGCCTAGATCTTAA
- a CDS encoding NAD(P)H-quinone oxidoreductase subunit F, which yields MSQILFESAWLIPCYPLIGAIASVIWFPSLTRLTGPRPAGYVNLITTLFAFLHGAIALFQSLEQPALKFSWQWLQVADLNLSCPIEISALTIGAMVLVTGLNLLAQVYAIGYMEMDWGWARFFALLAFFEAGMCALVLCNSLFFAYIILEILTLGTYLLVGFWFNQSLVVSGARDAFLTKRVGDLVLLMGVVALLPLAGTWDFDQLVIWAENTNIDPNLITLVSLALIAGPMGKCAQFPLHLWLDEAMEAPIPSTILRASVVVPTGAWILIKLAPVLALSPTAMSALIAIGAITSLGGALIAIAQIDVKRTLSYAVSSYMGLVFIAVGTGQTDAALLLVLVYAVAIALLYMAVGAVILNSTTQNVTQLGGLWSRRPISGLGLLIGAAGLVAFPPLGGFWAFLKLGNGLWTDYPWLVGFILVVNGLTAFSLSRVFCLIFGGSAKEMAQRSPEVNQFVILPLVTLSGFVLHLPLVLQSLNFLPLWVNLNKDVALLLIWSTIFGFSIGAVTYLSNSIPKPIRFPWKGLQDLLANDFYTPKIYRQTIVFTVAVISQIAFWVDRYIFDALGNLFGLIAIFSGEVLKYSTFGKAQAYLLTTVIGIGIILLMNF from the coding sequence ATGAGCCAAATTCTCTTTGAGAGTGCTTGGTTAATTCCTTGCTACCCATTAATTGGGGCGATCGCTTCCGTAATTTGGTTTCCATCACTGACTAGATTAACTGGTCCTCGTCCTGCGGGATATGTAAATTTAATTACGACGCTGTTTGCCTTTCTGCATGGAGCGATCGCTCTTTTCCAAAGCTTGGAGCAACCTGCTTTAAAATTTTCTTGGCAGTGGCTACAAGTTGCTGATTTGAATCTTAGTTGTCCCATTGAAATTTCTGCTTTAACTATTGGTGCCATGGTTTTGGTTACGGGCTTAAATCTTTTGGCTCAGGTTTATGCGATCGGTTATATGGAAATGGATTGGGGCTGGGCAAGATTTTTTGCGCTTTTGGCATTCTTTGAGGCAGGAATGTGTGCTTTGGTATTGTGCAACTCTCTATTTTTTGCATACATTATTTTAGAAATTCTGACCTTAGGTACCTATTTGTTAGTTGGGTTCTGGTTTAATCAGTCCCTAGTGGTAAGCGGAGCCAGAGATGCTTTCTTAACAAAACGGGTGGGTGATTTAGTATTGCTGATGGGGGTAGTGGCATTACTACCTTTGGCAGGAACTTGGGATTTTGATCAGTTAGTAATTTGGGCAGAGAATACCAATATTGATCCTAATCTCATTACTCTGGTTAGTTTGGCTTTGATAGCAGGTCCAATGGGTAAGTGCGCTCAATTTCCCCTGCACCTGTGGCTAGATGAAGCGATGGAAGCTCCGATTCCCAGTACGATTTTACGAGCTTCAGTAGTAGTACCAACGGGAGCATGGATATTGATTAAATTAGCACCTGTGCTTGCACTTTCCCCTACGGCGATGTCAGCATTGATCGCTATTGGAGCTATTACCAGTCTAGGAGGAGCTTTAATTGCGATCGCCCAAATCGATGTCAAACGCACTCTTTCCTACGCGGTTAGTAGTTACATGGGTTTAGTATTTATTGCGGTGGGGACTGGTCAAACTGATGCAGCTTTATTACTCGTTCTGGTCTATGCTGTAGCGATCGCTTTGTTATATATGGCAGTGGGAGCAGTTATTCTGAATAGTACAACTCAAAATGTTACCCAGTTAGGAGGTTTATGGTCTCGTCGCCCCATTTCAGGATTGGGACTACTAATTGGAGCCGCAGGCTTAGTTGCTTTTCCACCCCTAGGAGGCTTTTGGGCATTTTTAAAACTGGGAAATGGTCTATGGACAGATTATCCGTGGTTGGTGGGATTTATTTTGGTTGTGAATGGACTTACTGCCTTTAGCCTAAGTAGGGTGTTTTGTTTGATATTTGGGGGTAGTGCGAAGGAAATGGCACAGCGATCGCCTGAAGTTAATCAGTTTGTGATCCTGCCTTTAGTAACTTTAAGTGGCTTTGTATTGCACTTACCCCTAGTTTTACAGTCCTTGAATTTCTTACCTCTTTGGGTAAATTTGAATAAAGATGTGGCACTGCTTCTGATCTGGTCAACCATTTTTGGCTTTAGCATCGGGGCAGTAACTTATCTCAGTAACTCTATTCCCAAACCGATTCGCTTTCCATGGAAAGGTTTACAAGACTTACTGGCAAATGACTTCTACACTCCTAAAATTTATCGCCAAACTATCGTATTCACCGTTGCTGTCATTTCCCAAATTGCCTTTTGGGTTGATCGATATATCTTTGATGCCCTTGGTAATTTATTCGGTTTGATTGCAATTTTTAGCGGTGAGGTGCTGAAATATAGTACCTTTGGCAAAGCCCAAGCCTATTTATTAACGACAGTGATTGGGATTGGCATAATTCTGTTGATGAATTTCTAA
- a CDS encoding NADH-quinone oxidoreductase subunit M, with protein MLSILILLPLLGAIFIGLYPKLTAARTYALVIASINLIVTLSLFFQFDPTVSGLQMEEYLPWVQEIGLSYRLGVDGVSLPLLALNSFLSWIVIYGSKAKIERSQLYYALILVVSSVVAGAFVAQNLLLFILFYELELIPLYLMIAIWGGEKRTYAAMKFLIFTAISGFLILLGFFAMRWLSSSASFDYDANLQAIASIPLPTQIIILTVLLIGFGIKTPLVPLHTWLPDVYVESSPTVAILLGGVLAKLGTYGLVRFCLQLLPDAWAVLSPTLGIIGTVSVLYGALTAIAQKDIKRMVAYSSIGHMGYVLVALAAGTKLSLVGAVGQMVSHGLILAVLFYLVGLIEDKVGTRDLDALNGLLNPIRGLPLTSTLLIVGGMASAGIPGLVGFVAEFLVFQGSFSVFPILTLLCIIASGLTAVYFVILLNRTCFGKLDNATAYYPKVTWTEHTPALILVALIFFLGIQPSWLLKWSEPTTNSLVASLVETGLGSDQLIAISKVNNL; from the coding sequence ATGCTAAGTATTCTAATTTTACTTCCCTTACTTGGGGCTATTTTCATTGGGCTCTATCCTAAACTAACTGCTGCTCGTACCTATGCCTTGGTGATCGCTTCTATCAATTTAATAGTGACTTTATCTCTCTTTTTTCAGTTTGATCCAACGGTTTCAGGTTTGCAAATGGAGGAATATCTACCTTGGGTTCAAGAAATCGGCTTGAGTTATCGCCTAGGTGTAGACGGAGTTTCCTTACCTTTATTAGCTTTGAATAGTTTTTTAAGTTGGATTGTGATCTATGGTAGTAAGGCTAAAATTGAGCGATCGCAGTTATACTATGCCTTGATTCTAGTAGTATCGAGCGTTGTTGCTGGTGCCTTCGTAGCTCAAAATCTTTTATTATTTATACTTTTCTATGAATTGGAGCTAATTCCTCTGTATTTAATGATTGCCATTTGGGGAGGCGAAAAGCGAACCTATGCTGCTATGAAGTTTCTGATTTTTACGGCAATTTCGGGATTTCTAATTTTGCTAGGATTCTTTGCCATGCGATGGTTAAGTAGTTCAGCTAGCTTTGATTATGATGCGAATTTACAGGCGATCGCTTCTATCCCTTTACCAACTCAAATTATTATTCTTACAGTTCTCTTAATCGGATTTGGGATTAAGACTCCCCTAGTACCTCTGCATACTTGGCTCCCCGATGTTTATGTGGAATCTTCACCAACAGTAGCTATTCTTTTAGGAGGAGTATTAGCAAAGTTAGGAACCTACGGTCTAGTTCGCTTTTGCTTGCAGTTACTTCCTGATGCTTGGGCAGTGCTTTCTCCAACTCTCGGCATCATTGGGACAGTCAGTGTTTTGTATGGGGCTTTAACAGCGATCGCCCAAAAGGATATAAAAAGAATGGTGGCATACAGTTCCATCGGACACATGGGTTATGTGCTTGTTGCTCTTGCGGCGGGAACCAAGTTGAGCCTAGTTGGAGCAGTGGGACAAATGGTAAGTCATGGTTTAATCTTGGCAGTTTTGTTTTACCTAGTAGGCTTAATTGAAGATAAAGTCGGCACCAGAGATTTGGATGCTTTGAATGGATTACTAAACCCGATCCGTGGTCTTCCTTTAACCAGTACTTTACTAATTGTGGGTGGCATGGCAAGTGCAGGGATACCCGGACTAGTTGGCTTTGTTGCTGAATTTTTAGTTTTCCAAGGTAGCTTTAGTGTTTTTCCGATTCTGACCCTACTTTGTATTATTGCCAGTGGACTAACGGCAGTATATTTCGTGATTCTGCTGAATCGTACCTGCTTTGGAAAACTTGATAATGCTACTGCCTATTATCCCAAAGTAACTTGGACAGAACATACTCCTGCTTTGATTTTAGTAGCTTTGATCTTCTTTCTGGGCATTCAACCATCGTGGCTTCTGAAATGGAGCGAACCGACTACTAATTCTTTAGTTGCGAGTTTAGTTGAGACTGGATTAGGAAGCGATCAGCTCATTGCTATTAGTAAAGTTAATAATTTATGA